The nucleotide sequence AAGACATGTATTTTACGCATATTGCTATGTCCGCTGTTTTGTTCGCTAATCTCAACAACAACatctatatatttcatatacttTGGTAGAATGTGTTGAATTGAACGGAAAACCAATTTTGTCATTCTGTATTGATGTCCCTTCTTTTACATAAAGTCTTAATAGTTGCaagttctaaataaaaaaatcgacatttattaatataaacttgGTAAGTATACATACACATGAATTGAAAGTTCAGCAGCACAAACTGGAGTAGAAACCCTAATTATGCAAtgcggtcctttatttatggcaaatgtCAAACCGTGAGACAAACTAACATACTTCGGAAGTATTTAAACTATCCAAAGAACGATTGTAATCCGTCTTTGTCATCAAGCACGTTTTTTGAAACCGGTTAAGCGATATCGTTACATTCGTATAACATAAATCTGAGGAATTAAGCTGTATTTGGCAAAATTAATTTTCACGTTAAACTTTGTCAAAAAAAACTTTGTAATGGtatgctaattttttttttaagtaaaaggaaataatataaaaatacacggTAATTTTTGTCATGCAATTTTAGACAATATTCAACATTCTGTAAACATTTTTTGCCCAAGGACAGTATTGTATATCAAAGAAGGCTAATTTCTGACCGCATCTATGTAACATGACATGGTATTCAGCCGAAACTGAAACAGATAAGaaaaaatgttactttaaaaatgtACGATAACTGTGTTATTATTTAAGTTTACAAAAACATCGCAATCCATTTTACCATTTCATTTTTGTAAAGTTCAATGGTCGAATactaaaatacaataataaatttCAGTTAACGGTTTCTAATCCTGACAAGCTTAACTACAGtctctgtgttgttgttttttggagtTCGTACGATATTCTGTAAACCAGATTGAACAAAGTCGAATTCCGAGTTGGTTTTCGTACATTTCCATTGGTTGAGAGACGCGTGGTACTTGAAATTAtgaaaaacaattacaatacATTGATTAACTACTATGAATATTCAGCTATAAGAACACAGTATAAAACACACGTcatataacacatatttattgtattgatgtgataatattgtatataataaagtacgtctagcgcgatttctgccatccacatcgcatcaccgtgattcagGCCAGAGAGGAAAATTACTATCTCACCACGATACACCGGTGAACACGGTGATTTCGCAGTGGCGAATTGCGGTGTCAGTCTCcgcgttatcgggaaattgatctcacggtggaccaccgcgaTCGCAGTGGACCGCCACGGTCtaggtggttcgcggtgaaatacatgtgcaacaacagcattatacaaatgtacggtctgcaatatcgaaatgtacatgttcattcaTATTGCAGATCGTATAATGTTGTTTTTCGaactttgtatgtacatgtattacatgcacTTCATAATAAAAGGACCGAATGTTCAACTCTTTTCTCTCGTGTTTGCCCTCTTTACAGAATGACATGTCTTACATCGAGCGTGAGTATAGTTTGCGTTTCATGCTTCaggttttgtttcaattgtttctgcatgaagtttctcttgttgttcttaattaaagatttgtttttgttaaactTTCGAACACCCTTGCTCGTTCGTGTACATATATAGCTCGtcaaaaataacatacatacatgttacatgtacatgtaatttgatatcagactattttgtgatttcctgtttcttttgttacatttgtattggATCGAATAAATGCGCATGTACAAATTCGAGACATCCGCAGTAAGTATTTCATTCCgcgatatttaaatatcatagtcATGCAAAATGATCAGTTGTCATGTTGGTGAGTGACTATTTGTATACCTGTTCTTTGttcaataacaagttcattttgaaacatacactgtatggtaatataattgtaaataccgatttacttattgtgttacaATAATGTTTTGCATTGAGCAAATACAATGCATATCAATTTATAAAGTATCGATAAGAAGTGTTGTTAAGAAATCGCGGTGAATTCAACGAGTAATAATTTCACATTTAgctttttaaaactgttttactcTTTTATTTCAGATACGACCAAGAATATGGTTTTCGGAAAATAATGAACATAGTAACAACGCGGAggagtttttttattattaatattagaaacatgcatttaaatactgattatgttataaatatgattttgttatgcATGTTTATGCATGtctatttattgtacatgtgcCGTATTACAATACGAATAAAACGCTTGTTTTCTTACGAAATAATGATGGAGAATGTGATGTCTACATCCATGTACTATATAGAATACGATGGAGAATTTGATGTCTACATGAATTTACTATATCaaataaaatggagaatttgttttttacatatatttacacataacagAACAGATGGTATTTGAACGCATCTTCTCACTTCTGTCGGTATTTTCTATTACAAGCAAAACACATATTTACAGTATCATCTACTCGATCAGACGgcgatatattttgatataattagGTTTATTGGTAAATAAAGAAACTCTAATTTGACATTTTCACAGAAACTAATTACCAATTAACAgatcttttataataaataaagtgaTTATCAACTCTACATGGGAGTCACTAAAATAGTCAGAATCAAATTACACGTAACATGTTGAAATGTTATTATTGGCAAGCTATACAAGcacaaacgagaaagcatttccgaaattaaaaaacaacaacaatgctttaaataaacaacaagtaaatctccacgcagaaactgtagaaacaaaacattaagTACATCATGCTCGATGTACGACATTattctggaacgagggtaaacaatagaaaataatggcgattgttaacaatcaagttacaatgtatacaaatgtatatacaaatgtaaCTAAACATTTTAGAACTTTACAAAAAGAATACGGTcttcaatatcgaaatatacatgttcattcacatttacctaTATTTCGccgcgaaccaccgaggccgcggtgATCCACCGCGATcacggtggtccaccgtgagatcgatttcccgataacgcccgcgGTGTTCAGCCACTGTCGACGCGATCTATCATCATGGATACACCTTccgatcgcggtgattttcctCGCTCACGAAATATTGTCTACGGTGGGAGTGTGGTGGGTGGCAGAAATCGTGCTAGACATAGTGTAGCTTTTTCCTACTGTGCACATTTCAATACTGTTTTATTTCCCCAAAATATCTAACCGTGTGTCATACAACTTTTATCGAATTCCTAGTacatcaatttaaatgaaataagaCAATATCGAAATGCCCCTAATACAACTTGAATATCGAAAagcttgtttaaaaattaaaattatatgtttGAATATTACAGAAAATTATTTATTCCGCAAATAAAGGCcaaagtagatctacatgtatgtacaataGTATATCTTCGTAATAAACATGCGATATGCTGACATCCAAAAAGTAAgatatttgtgtttaaaaaatccGATCGATATCATTATGCTGCTATCTAATTCGATATCGAACTTGAGCGATCAAACGTGACATTGCACTTCAATTGTGTTATGATAAGTGCTAGAATTTGCTTACTATTCATGAAAATTACAACACGAGTCATGAACGATCAATTATACCTCCAATTTGTTTTTGACATGTatattaattaacattaataaaacgATTTCATGTTCACTGACAGTTAATTGCTGTAGACTTTACTTCCCCTTTTTGTTggcattacataaatatttttttaccgcTTTAAATCTTGTGATTGCTACATATCCTAATGTACAAAGGGGGCGATTTAGAGTTCATACATACTTGTTGAAAAATAATGAAGACGGTGGTACCTAAAAGCCTGTTTTCGCGCATTGATCATCAGATATGTTCTGTAACCAATAAAGCATAGTCGATCGATGACAATTTTATACGACCGCATAGGAAAATGTTAACTTTTTTCCAAATATGATGTTATCTTTCCAATACAATTTTTAGTCGAATATTACGTCTTAACATATAGTTTCTGTACTCAAACCCAACTTTTAACATTGAAAGTAAATACTGGAAAAAGTGGGAGAACCAGAGgaaaaataacaagaaaaacacAACATGACAAAGGACAGAATTTGAAGAAAACTaattgaagaagaagaagacgagaAAAGATTACCAGACAGAAGATATGATAGCAAATGTAATAACTAACCATTTTGCTCATGCctttatattaaaagtatttcACTTCCGGTGGTATAACGTTTGTAAACAATACCTCCAGTTGAAAGCATGTTCGAAATATGACACCAAATATGACAGAAATCTGATATCATGCTAGTTCCATTTATAATTCGAAAGAAAACAACGGATAGTGTAAGTGATTGATAGTTGCTTATTTATACTGACATAAACTAAAACCAGCCTTtgatcaaagcgctgtaggcgctgaagggcCTGTGGCTAGATTATGTGTGACGTAAAATGAATTTAGCATGTATCGTCCAAATTTCTCCCTTTGcacgaatttatacggattgaccctagcggttgagtgtaGAAGCTCAGGGACTGTAAGAAAAGACGATATTTGTGTATaaactacagtgtacatagactacacgatactggtggtgagAACGATAACcctttgttcaactctacagatctggtaaaGGTTCCTCTACTTcagcggtgaagatatacaacaacaacaacaacaacatggccgcaaaaaatgTTATTGATGGCGTCAAATAAATCCCTTTCAATAGGCttaaatagctttctattacataattaacagatcaggaaaacacgcatacttcctttgtaatgtgtatacaaaagaaaatccacatactctgataaagaacggtgtacatattgtgtactttgtctcatGTAGAACTtatcgcgctcgatttgcgcgctcgatttgcacagtgaataccatatccggttacttcgtctatttccgagaatgatcgtgaatatttgtgttgttgtttttctttttctggaatgtctcgttaacgcaaaatagaataacaatattttaaaaatatgtttataaataccaatataatgtcttcaaaaaaatgTCTCAAAAAAATTTATTCTTACTGTCTCCtcaaacactcgtatcttttcggcctagaccgtcaagtgagtaccttattctcgcatgaatatgtaaacaataaaaacaatgtcgTATGCAATGCTAAGCAactttgcttcaataatattttttacactcTTAAATACGCTGTCacatagtgatgttctgtatttacggGTTATtaagatctgcgaagaactaccTTTATTTctcatgaattaagtggtaattCGGAGTTTTGGAATTTGGTATTTgacagccagccaattcggataggctcggaaattgatatcattactatggccttggggctacgcctCAAGCCAAAAACAtaacttttcatttaaatgaacagCGAATTTCCGAAATGTCAACATAATAATATAGTTCATACTTGTGTTGCCAAAATATTTAACTTTTCAAACTAAATGATTttagaatcaaaataaatatatatatatatatatatttatatatatatatatatatatatatagatatatatatagatatatatatatatatatatatatatatatatatatatatatatatatatatatatatatatatatatatatatatatatatatatttatatatatatatataaacaaaaacgctgtattattttttgccgaagctttcgacctcacggtcttcatcagcggccattttttattttcagatgttttattatgaacgaaaatgacgtcgtgcatttccggcgtcaacgttgtttacgcgcccttttattaacgtttattcttgcacgttgatgccatatggtcggtatgtccttagttttgacttccacaattgttccatggttttgcggtactcaTCCGACCCGCTGagcccattatttggaaatcatccatggaatgtccgtcggtgtagaaatgttcagctaccgggtcactgtgctgtgtgcgaatacgcgacagattcaatagatgtcgctggtacagagttccgccggtctctcccacatacacgaacctgcgacagcgacgacagttgacatcgtacacaacattggatgatttgcaatcaacattgtttctgacgctgtacttcctgccgctgggatctgtgaaatattccgccttcatcatgtacgggctaatggcgcatctctgcgccccacagggcccgctcatattgggttttcggaagaacatcctattgtgttttttgtgcactaggatgtcttgcaggttgcaatcccgtctgaaggctactaatgggggctcagagaacacttccttcattctatcagacgtgtgcagcgtgtgtaggtgtttacggatgatacggccgatgttgggtagtgcgcgcgaaaacgttatcaccatcggaatccttgtattatgctcggagtttgtcttttcgcgcaaaaggtcctctctctttttattgtcgacctttatcaattcggtctctacaaacgccccgtcatatccacggttcacgagctgtgttttcaccgcctgtctgtgcttccggtaGGCAACCTCCTCTGAACAGATTCTTTTCGCACGCACACCAAGACCATACGGTATAGCTTTTTTGTAGACTCCGGGTGCGAAGAATTCCTGTGTAGGTACAGGTGTTTATCGGTAGGCTTAGTATATAGGTCGGTTTGAAGGCGCCCGTTCCGTATTGATGTCACCGTGTCCAGGAACTCTAGTTTTTCTGAAGAATAGCGGAGCTCGAGTTTAATGCGAGGGTTGATTCCATTTCCTtgtgtgtggaaagttttaagtgcCTCGATACCATGCGTCCATAAGCCCCACAAATCATCCACAAACCGGAAGTATGCGAGTGATTGCTTTTCTGACCGCCGGAACAGTTCCTCTTCCCAAGCACCCATGTAGGTTGATGCATAGTTCAGCCCGAGGCGTGAGCCAATAGCCGTCCCTTCTGTCTTTATAAAGTGTTCGTCGTTGAATGAGAAGGTGTTGTTTTCCAACACAGTGTTCATCATCACGATGACGTCCTCTGTAGGAATTTCTGGGTCCGTTCGCCTGTTTAAAGCGTCTATAGCAGCAGCACGGGCCTCATCTCTCGGGACACTTGGATACAGGGCCTTCACATCTAAACAGAATATTAGCGTACCTTCCGGAAgaggttgttttaatttttgttttttgtttaagaagTCCATAGCGTCTCTTACAaacgacggaagtgacgtcacatggCTTCGCAACTGGTCCTCAACAATTTCCGCCATTTTCTCTGTCGGGTGGCTTCTACTATTCACAATGGTGCGTAACGGCATTCCTGGCTTATGTAACTTCGGGTTCCCTTGAAGCTTACCGGAAGTGCCATCGTTCCCTGTCATGTATTGTCGGAGATCACTGTCTATGGAACCTCTTTTGTACAGGTTGTCTACCACCTTTTTTACCTTGTTTTGCACTGATTTTGTTTTGTCGTCGGTAACTTCCGCATATGTGTCGCTATCGGAAATTTCACCTTTTAATTTTTGTATGTAATCTGTGCTATCCATTACGACTATACCAGAACCTTTATCAGCAGGCCGAATGACAATTTCATCGTCGTTAAGAAGTTCTTTCAGAGCGTATTCTTCAGATTTACTCATATTGAGCTTAAACCTTCTTTTGAGACCCTTGATGATGTCATCATTTACAGCCTTGATATACGCATCCAACCATTTATCGCGGCCTGCTTTTGGAGTCCATGTTGACGGCGTCTTCTTCCTGTACGGTTTCTCTTGATTAGGATGTCCATCTCTCTTTTCAGAGTAGAAATATTCTCTGAGAAGCATGCGACGTTCCCATGCAGTGAGGTCCGTCAACAACTTGCGTTTGTCAATGACTCTTCTTGTTGGAACAAATATCAATCCCTTAGATAGAACTCTTATTTGTGAGGCAGTAACTTGCTTCTTAGACAGGTTAGTCACTACATCCGGTTAGACCGACGGTCCCTCAGTGACGATAACACACTTTTTTGACGTTGAACCGTTTGCTGTATAGCGGCGGTGCACTTCCGGCTTGTCTaacaacacatgcatgtttttgtagGCATGGAAAGTCTTTCTGAACCAATAGATCCCACTTCCGGTTCGTCTGCGCCGACATGGACGCTTTCTGCAGTCATTAAACCTTTTCCGGTGTGGTAACACTGCACTTCCGGTTTGTCAGTAGCGACATTCTTATCTTCaagtattaaactgtttttaGAATGTGTGTTGTCTTTTTTAAGGACGCTCAATTTCTTTTTCTTTGTTCTTAAAAGTTCAATTTGTGTTTCAagtgaaaattgttccagttcTTTCTGTAGCTTTTCGAATTTATTTTTAGTAATTGATGAAGACATCTTATTTGAATATTCCTGTTTCAAGTTGATAACCTCACGCAAAACCCGGTCACAAACAGCAATACCCTCCGATATTAAGTGGAGTGATGTTCTATGCAGGACTTTAGCAACGCGACCATTTTCCTCTTCATTTGTGTGAAGATCCATCTTCCACTTCAATGTTAATCCTTTTGGAACTATCTCACCATTGACGCATTCTTTCAAAAAATGTCTATGACTCTCATACCGGCATATCTTCTCAGTCAGTTTCTTCAGTCGCGCAAAAGCAACGTTATCCGTTATTTGAGTTGTCATCATGAAAATgttatataacaaagtctctattagccttgttgtatttaaacaaaaacgctgtattattttttgccgaagctttcgacctcacggtcttcatcagcggccattttttattttcagatgttttattatgaacggaaatgacgtcgtgcgtTTCCGGCGTCAACGTGATATGCGATAAATGGTTGGATGCGTATATCAAGGCTGTAAAGGATGACGTCATCAAGGGTCTCAAAAGAAGGTTTAAGCTCAATATGAGTAAATCTGAAGAATACGCTCTGAAAGAACTTCTTAACGACGATGAAATTGTCATTCGGCCTGCTGATAAAGGTTCTGGTATAGTCGTAATGGATAGCACAGATTACATACAAAAATTAAAAGGTGAAATTTCCGATAGCGACACATATGCGGAAGTTACCGACGACAAAACAAAATCAGTGCAAAACAAGGTAAAAAAGGTGGTAGACAACCTGTACAAAAGAGGTTCCATAGACAGTGATCTCCGACAATACATAACAGGGAACGATGGCACTTCCGGTAAGCTTCAAGGGAACCCGAAGTTACATAAGCCAGGAATGCCGTTACGCACCATTGTGAATGGTAGAAGCCACCCGACAGAGAAAATGGCGGAAATTGTTGAGGACCAGTTGCGAAGccatgtgacgtcacttccgtcgttTGTAAGAGACACTATGGActtcttaaacaaaatacaaaaactaaAACAACCTCTTCCGGAAGGTACGCTAATATT is from Dreissena polymorpha isolate Duluth1 chromosome 14, UMN_Dpol_1.0, whole genome shotgun sequence and encodes:
- the LOC127857270 gene encoding uncharacterized protein LOC127857270, with the translated sequence MLLREYFYSEKRDGHPNQEKPYRKKTPSTWTPKAGRDKWLDAYIKAVNDDIIKGLKRRFKLNMSKSEEYALKELLNDDEIVIRPADKGSGIVVMDSTDYIQKLKGEISDSDTYAEVTDDKTKSVQNKVKKVVDNLYKRGSIDSDLRQYMTGNDGTSGKLQGNPKLHKPGMPLRTIVNSRSHPTEKMAEIVEDQLRSHVTSLPSFVRDAMDFLNKKQKLKQPLPEGTLIFCLDVKALYPSVPRDEARAAAIDALNRRTDPEIPTEDVIVMMNTVLENNTFSFNDEHFIKTEGTAIGSRLGLNYASTYMGAWEEELFRRSEKQSLAYFRFVDDLWGLWTHGIEALKTFHTQGNGINPRIKLELRYSSEKLEFLDTVTSIRNGRLQTDLYTKPTDKHLYLHRNSSHPESTKKLYRMVLVCVRKESVQRRLPTGSTDRR
- the LOC127857271 gene encoding uncharacterized protein LOC127857271; this encodes MTSCVSGVNVICDKWLDAYIKAVKDDVIKGLKRRFKLNMSKSEEYALKELLNDDEIVIRPADKGSGIVVMDSTDYIQKLKGEISDSDTYAEVTDDKTKSVQNKVKKVVDNLYKRGSIDSDLRQYITGNDGTSGKLQGNPKLHKPGMPLRTIVNGRSHPTEKMAEIVEDQLRSHVTSLPSFVRDTMDFLNKIQKLKQPLPEGTLIFCLDVKALYPSVPRDEARAAAIDALNRRTDPEIPTEDVIVMMDTVLENNTSSFNDEHFIQTEGTAIGSRLGLNYASTYMGAWEEELFRRSEKQPLAYFRFVDDVWGLWTHGIEALKTFHTQGNGINPRIKLELRYSSEKLEFLDTVTSIRNGRLQTDLYTKPTDKHLYLHRNSSHPESTKKAIPYGLGMF